In Vicinamibacteria bacterium, a genomic segment contains:
- a CDS encoding DUF1579 family protein — protein sequence MEMPKPTADHRKLERLAGTWRGSETMHPSPWDPKGGVAQGTTRGRMALGGFAVIVDYEQSRDGKRTFEGHGVYTWDARAGQVVLHWFDSMGQGAEEFRGSWEGDRLRLASQNAMGHARMNYDFGKPGELVSSMEMSQDGENWSKLFDGSYTREG from the coding sequence ATGGAGATGCCGAAACCTACCGCGGACCATCGGAAACTCGAAAGACTCGCCGGGACCTGGAGAGGATCGGAGACGATGCATCCTTCGCCGTGGGATCCCAAGGGCGGCGTGGCACAGGGAACCACCCGGGGCCGTATGGCACTCGGTGGATTTGCGGTCATCGTCGACTATGAGCAGTCGCGAGATGGAAAGCGCACTTTCGAAGGTCACGGCGTGTACACCTGGGACGCCCGCGCCGGCCAGGTCGTGTTGCATTGGTTCGACAGCATGGGCCAGGGAGCCGAGGAGTTTCGCGGCTCATGGGAGGGCGATCGACTCCGGCTCGCGAGCCAGAACGCCATGGGCCACGCCCGCATGAACTATGACTTCGGCAAGCCGGGCGAGCTCGTCTCGAGTATGGAGATGTCCCAGGACGGCGAGAATTGGTCGAAACTGTTCGACGGAAGCTACACGCGGGAGGGCTGA